From Solwaraspora sp. WMMD1047, the proteins below share one genomic window:
- a CDS encoding carbohydrate ABC transporter permease codes for MTTTTPPLAGVATDPDRPRTAVGRVRKRLNTRIATLVSIVIAVVWTVPTFGLFISSFRPEDAIKTTGWWTFFTNPEFTLQNYQDVLFGRSASTGQLASYFVNSIVITLPSVLFPLAFASMAAYALAWINFRGRDWIYIGIFALQIVPLQMALVPLLSFFSTGVHLFGVTILPAWNLDDEQRFLQVWFAHTCFALPLAIFLLHNFVSQLPKDLMEAARVDGATHPKIFRTIVLPLITPALAAYGIFQFLWVWNDLLVALIFAGGGDETAPLTVRLAELAGSRGNEWQRLTSGAFVSIIVPLIVFLSLQRYFVRGLLAGSVKG; via the coding sequence ATGACAACCACCACTCCCCCGCTCGCCGGCGTCGCCACCGACCCCGACCGGCCGCGCACCGCCGTCGGCCGGGTCCGCAAGCGGTTGAACACCCGGATCGCCACGCTGGTCTCGATCGTCATCGCGGTGGTCTGGACGGTGCCCACCTTCGGGCTGTTCATCTCGTCGTTCCGCCCCGAGGACGCGATCAAGACCACCGGCTGGTGGACCTTCTTCACCAACCCCGAGTTCACCCTGCAGAACTACCAGGACGTGCTCTTCGGCCGGTCCGCGTCCACCGGGCAGCTCGCCAGCTACTTCGTCAACTCGATCGTGATCACCCTGCCGTCGGTGCTCTTCCCGCTGGCCTTCGCGTCGATGGCCGCGTACGCGCTGGCCTGGATCAACTTCCGGGGCCGGGACTGGATCTACATCGGCATCTTCGCGCTGCAGATCGTGCCGCTGCAGATGGCCCTGGTGCCGCTGCTGAGCTTCTTCTCCACCGGCGTGCACCTGTTCGGGGTCACCATCCTGCCCGCCTGGAACCTCGACGACGAGCAGCGCTTCCTGCAGGTCTGGTTCGCGCACACCTGCTTCGCGCTGCCGCTGGCCATCTTCCTGCTGCACAACTTCGTCTCGCAGCTGCCGAAGGACCTGATGGAGGCGGCCCGGGTGGACGGCGCCACCCACCCGAAGATCTTCCGGACCATCGTGCTGCCGCTGATCACGCCCGCGCTGGCCGCGTACGGGATCTTCCAGTTCCTCTGGGTCTGGAACGACCTGCTGGTCGCGCTCATCTTCGCCGGCGGTGGCGACGAGACCGCGCCGCTGACGGTGCGGCTGGCCGAGCTGGCCGGCAGCCGGGGCAACGAGTGGCAGCGGCTGACCTCGGGCGCGTTCGTCTCGATCATCGTTCCGCTTATCGTCTTCCTCTCCCTGCAGCGCTACTTCGTGCGGGGACTCCTCGCCGGCAGCGTCAAGGGTTGA
- a CDS encoding glycoside hydrolase family 13 protein, translating into MPTHLPGEHTLNSHETTAGQPRTADDPPGRRAWWEEAVIYQVYPRSFADSDGDGVGDLPGITARLDHLVELGVDAVWLSPFYPSPQADAGYDVADYRDVDPLFGRLADADRLLAEARARGLRVIVDLVPNHTSSAHAWFAAALADGPGGPARQRYIFRDGRGPDGAEPPNTWQSVFGGPAWTRVTEPDGRPGQWYLHLFDTGQPDLNWDHPEVRAEFLDILRFWLDRGVDGFRVDVAHGLVKQADLADWHYPQEMLSGEGTEGVRPPMWDQDGVHEIYRDWRAVLDGYPGERILVAEAWVQPAERLAAYVRPDEMHQAFNFEYLEAAWTAPAQYAVITRSLAATDAVGAPTTWVLSNHDVLRHASRLGLPVGRPRPKGIGVGDPQPDAALGLRRARAATLLMLALPGSAYLYQGEELGLPEHTTLPDEARQDPAWHRSGHAERGRDGCRVPIPWEADAPSYGFGPTDASWLPQPSSWAEYALDRQRGVPGSTYEMYRTALRLRREHDLGGGALFWLESPDDVLAFRNGEVAVLTNFGPTPTPLPPGAAPLHTSAPLTPDNTVPTDTTVWYRPAG; encoded by the coding sequence ATGCCCACCCACCTGCCCGGGGAGCACACCCTGAACAGCCACGAGACCACCGCCGGCCAGCCGCGTACCGCCGACGACCCGCCGGGCCGGCGGGCCTGGTGGGAGGAGGCGGTGATCTACCAGGTCTACCCGCGCTCGTTCGCCGACTCCGACGGCGACGGGGTGGGTGACCTACCCGGCATCACCGCCCGCCTCGATCACCTGGTCGAGCTGGGGGTGGACGCCGTCTGGCTCTCGCCCTTCTACCCGTCCCCGCAGGCCGACGCCGGCTACGACGTCGCCGACTACCGCGACGTCGACCCGCTCTTCGGCCGGCTCGCCGACGCCGACCGGCTGCTCGCCGAGGCGAGGGCGCGCGGCCTGCGGGTGATCGTCGACCTGGTGCCCAACCACACCTCGTCCGCGCACGCCTGGTTCGCGGCGGCCCTGGCCGACGGGCCGGGTGGCCCGGCCCGGCAGCGCTACATCTTCCGGGACGGCCGCGGCCCGGACGGCGCCGAGCCGCCGAACACCTGGCAGAGCGTCTTCGGCGGGCCGGCCTGGACCCGGGTCACCGAACCGGACGGCCGCCCCGGCCAGTGGTACCTGCACCTGTTCGACACCGGTCAGCCGGACCTGAACTGGGACCACCCGGAGGTACGCGCCGAGTTTCTCGACATCCTGCGGTTCTGGCTGGACCGGGGGGTCGACGGCTTCCGGGTGGACGTGGCGCACGGCCTGGTCAAGCAGGCCGACCTGGCCGACTGGCACTACCCGCAGGAGATGCTCTCCGGGGAGGGCACCGAGGGCGTCCGCCCGCCGATGTGGGACCAGGACGGCGTACACGAGATCTACCGGGACTGGCGGGCGGTGCTGGACGGCTACCCCGGCGAGCGGATCCTGGTGGCCGAGGCGTGGGTGCAGCCGGCCGAGCGGCTGGCGGCGTACGTCCGCCCGGACGAGATGCACCAGGCGTTCAACTTCGAGTACCTGGAGGCGGCCTGGACCGCCCCGGCCCAGTACGCGGTGATCACCCGGTCGCTGGCCGCCACCGACGCGGTCGGCGCCCCCACCACCTGGGTGCTGTCCAACCACGACGTGCTGCGGCACGCCTCCCGGCTCGGCCTGCCGGTCGGCCGGCCCCGGCCGAAGGGGATCGGCGTCGGCGACCCGCAGCCGGACGCCGCGCTCGGTCTGCGCCGGGCCCGGGCGGCCACCCTGCTGATGCTGGCCCTGCCCGGCTCCGCCTACCTCTACCAGGGCGAGGAGCTGGGGCTGCCGGAGCACACCACGTTGCCCGACGAGGCCCGGCAGGACCCGGCCTGGCACCGCAGCGGGCACGCCGAGCGGGGCCGGGACGGGTGCCGGGTGCCGATCCCGTGGGAGGCCGACGCGCCCTCGTACGGCTTCGGCCCGACCGACGCGAGCTGGCTGCCGCAGCCGTCGTCGTGGGCGGAGTACGCGCTGGACCGCCAGCGGGGGGTGCCCGGCTCGACCTACGAGATGTACCGCACCGCGCTGCGGCTGCGCCGCGAGCACGACCTCGGCGGCGGCGCGCTGTTCTGGCTGGAGAGCCCGGACGACGTGCTGGCCTTCCGCAACGGCGAGGTGGCCGTGCTCACCAACTTCGGCCCCACCCCCACCCCGCTGCCGCCCGGCGCCGCCCCCCTGCACACCAGCGCCCCGCTGACCCCCGACAACACCGTCCCCACCGACACCACCGTCTGGTACCGCCCCGCCGGCTGA
- a CDS encoding LacI family DNA-binding transcriptional regulator, translated as MTRIDDVARLAGVSTATVSRALRGLPTVSEATRQRVLAAAEELRYTVSPSASRLAGGKTGTVAVIVPRITRWFFGTVVEGAEEVLHEAGYDMLLYHLGGREQTRQRLLRTANLRKRVDAVMLVATPMQTADFGTINEIALPGVTVSSGTVVPGWPGVRIDDVHAARTATEHLLSLGHRRIAHISGDPSDELAFTTHLDRRRGYLDALTAAGITPDPRLDVDAQFTVAGGGRATEELLERGAPPTAIFAACDEMAMGAIAVLRQAGLSVPGDVSVIGIDDHDLSGVVGLSTVAQPAAEQGRLAATMLLDPLCRNAPPVEVPEPVILPTRLVVRESTGPPREE; from the coding sequence GTGACCAGGATCGACGACGTCGCCCGGTTGGCGGGGGTCTCCACCGCCACCGTCTCCCGGGCGCTCCGCGGGCTGCCGACGGTGTCGGAGGCGACCCGGCAGCGGGTGCTGGCCGCGGCCGAGGAACTGCGGTACACGGTGTCGCCGAGCGCCTCCCGGCTGGCCGGTGGGAAGACCGGCACCGTCGCGGTGATCGTCCCCCGGATCACCCGCTGGTTCTTCGGCACCGTCGTCGAGGGCGCCGAGGAGGTGCTGCACGAGGCCGGCTACGACATGCTCCTCTACCACCTCGGCGGCCGGGAGCAGACCCGGCAGCGGCTGCTGCGCACGGCGAACCTGCGCAAGCGGGTCGACGCGGTGATGCTCGTCGCCACCCCGATGCAGACCGCCGACTTCGGCACCATCAACGAGATCGCGCTGCCCGGCGTCACCGTCAGCTCCGGCACCGTGGTGCCCGGCTGGCCGGGCGTCCGGATCGACGACGTACACGCCGCCCGGACCGCGACCGAGCACCTGCTCTCGCTGGGACACCGGCGGATCGCGCACATCTCCGGCGATCCGTCCGACGAACTCGCCTTCACCACCCACCTGGACCGCCGGCGCGGCTACCTGGACGCGCTTACCGCCGCCGGCATCACCCCCGACCCGAGGCTGGACGTGGACGCCCAGTTCACCGTCGCCGGCGGCGGCCGGGCCACCGAGGAGCTGCTGGAGCGGGGCGCGCCGCCCACGGCGATCTTCGCGGCCTGCGACGAGATGGCGATGGGCGCCATCGCCGTCCTGCGGCAGGCCGGGCTGTCGGTGCCCGGGGACGTCAGCGTGATCGGCATCGACGACCACGACCTGTCCGGGGTGGTCGGCCTGAGCACGGTCGCCCAGCCCGCCGCCGAGCAGGGCCGGCTCGCGGCCACGATGCTGCTCGACCCGCTCTGCCGCAACGCCCCACCCGTCGAGGTGCCGGAGCCGGTGATCCTGCCCACCCGGCTCGTCGTACGCGAATCAACCGGCCCGCCTCGGGAAGAATGA
- a CDS encoding sugar ABC transporter permease — protein MSFEFADEGPKLAMLLYGVVAFVVVVGGLLLLLDAVPTWFARRREARLAAAAETAAATGAATPAPRRRMKAGRAEGLFGAFFLLPALLLLGIGLVVPAIRTTILSFKDGGSDNWVGLRNYGWMFAQDEIFQVLTNTLIWVFLVPLVATSIGLIYAVMVDRARFEAVAKSLIFMPMAISFVGAGIIWKFVYAFRPEGADQIGLLNQIWVFFGGQPRQWLLDPPLNTLLLIVVMIWIQAGFAMVVLSAAIKAIPADIVEAARLDGVNAWQMFSRVTLPSIKPALIVVVVTISIGTLKIFDIVRTMTNGNFETGVIANEMYNQAFRFGQTGQGSALAVFLFVLVIPIVIYQIRNLRQQREV, from the coding sequence ATGAGCTTCGAATTCGCGGACGAGGGCCCGAAGCTGGCCATGCTCCTGTACGGCGTGGTCGCCTTCGTCGTCGTGGTGGGCGGCCTGCTCCTGCTGCTCGACGCCGTACCGACCTGGTTCGCCCGGCGGCGGGAGGCGCGGCTGGCGGCCGCCGCCGAGACCGCGGCCGCCACCGGCGCCGCGACCCCGGCGCCCCGCCGGCGGATGAAGGCCGGCCGGGCCGAAGGGCTCTTCGGCGCCTTCTTCCTGCTCCCGGCGCTGCTCCTGCTCGGCATCGGGCTGGTCGTCCCGGCCATCCGGACCACCATCCTGTCGTTCAAGGACGGCGGCAGCGACAACTGGGTGGGGCTGCGCAACTACGGCTGGATGTTCGCCCAGGACGAGATCTTCCAGGTCCTGACGAACACCCTCATCTGGGTCTTCCTGGTGCCGTTGGTGGCCACCTCGATCGGCCTGATCTACGCGGTGATGGTGGACCGGGCCCGGTTCGAGGCGGTGGCCAAATCGCTGATCTTCATGCCGATGGCGATCTCCTTCGTCGGCGCCGGCATCATCTGGAAGTTCGTCTACGCCTTCCGCCCGGAAGGCGCCGACCAGATCGGCCTGCTCAACCAGATCTGGGTGTTCTTCGGTGGCCAGCCCCGGCAGTGGCTGCTCGACCCGCCGCTGAACACCCTGCTGCTGATCGTCGTCATGATCTGGATCCAGGCCGGCTTCGCGATGGTCGTGCTCTCGGCCGCGATCAAGGCGATCCCGGCCGACATCGTCGAGGCGGCCCGGCTCGACGGCGTCAACGCCTGGCAGATGTTCTCCCGGGTGACGCTGCCGAGCATCAAGCCGGCGCTGATCGTCGTGGTGGTCACCATCTCGATCGGCACCCTCAAGATCTTCGACATCGTCCGGACCATGACCAACGGCAACTTCGAGACCGGTGTGATCGCCAACGAGATGTACAACCAGGCGTTCCGGTTCGGGCAGACCGGCCAGGGCTCCGCCCTCGCGGTCTTCCTCTTCGTCCTGGTGATCCCGATCGTGATCTACCAGATCCGCAACCTGCGCCAGCAGCGGGAGGTCTGA
- a CDS encoding ABC transporter substrate-binding protein, whose protein sequence is MAVHPRPRQALVIATALGLALSAAACSSDDSSSSSDPDSAECAPYADYQGHDGESVSIYSSIRDTEADLLEESWAQFVDCTGIDIEYEGSGEFEAQLQVRVDGGNAPDIAFIPQPGLLARFAESGALKPASAETKAMAEENYPADWLKYSTVGGQFYGAPFGSNVKSFVWYSPKTFTEKGYQIPETWDQLIALSDQIAAEGQKPWCVGIESGDATGWPATDWIEDFMLRTQTPEVYDQWTTHGIPFNDPRVAEAVNLAGTILKDPKYVNGGYGEVRSISTTSFQEAGLPILDGECTLHRQASFYANQWPENTTVAEDGDVFAFYFPAVDPNAGKPVLGGGEFTVAFADRPEVQAVQTYLASGEHANSRGKLGNWVSANNKLDINNVSNPIDKLSVEILQDQETVFRFDGSDLMPGEVGAGTFWKGMIDWINGKDTASTLDFIENSWPN, encoded by the coding sequence ATGGCGGTCCACCCCAGGCCACGCCAAGCCCTCGTCATCGCGACCGCACTCGGTCTGGCGCTCAGCGCCGCGGCCTGCAGCAGCGACGACAGCAGCAGCAGTTCTGATCCGGACTCCGCGGAGTGCGCCCCCTACGCCGATTACCAGGGCCACGACGGTGAGTCGGTCTCCATTTACTCCTCGATCCGCGACACCGAGGCGGACCTGCTTGAAGAGTCGTGGGCGCAGTTCGTCGACTGCACCGGCATCGACATCGAGTACGAGGGCAGCGGCGAGTTCGAGGCCCAACTGCAGGTCCGGGTCGACGGCGGCAACGCCCCCGACATCGCGTTCATCCCGCAGCCCGGTCTGCTGGCCCGGTTCGCCGAGTCCGGCGCGCTGAAGCCGGCCTCGGCCGAGACCAAGGCGATGGCCGAGGAGAACTACCCGGCCGACTGGCTGAAGTACAGCACCGTCGGTGGCCAGTTCTACGGAGCCCCGTTCGGCTCGAACGTGAAGTCGTTCGTGTGGTACTCGCCGAAGACCTTCACCGAGAAGGGCTACCAGATCCCGGAGACCTGGGATCAGCTGATCGCGCTGAGCGACCAGATCGCCGCCGAGGGCCAGAAGCCGTGGTGCGTCGGGATCGAGTCCGGTGACGCCACCGGCTGGCCGGCCACCGACTGGATCGAGGACTTCATGCTCCGGACCCAGACTCCGGAGGTGTACGACCAGTGGACCACGCACGGCATCCCCTTCAACGACCCGCGGGTCGCCGAGGCGGTCAACCTGGCCGGCACGATCCTGAAGGACCCGAAGTACGTCAACGGCGGTTACGGCGAGGTCCGGAGCATCTCCACCACCTCGTTCCAGGAGGCCGGCCTGCCGATCCTGGACGGTGAGTGCACCCTGCACCGGCAGGCGTCGTTCTACGCCAACCAGTGGCCGGAGAACACCACCGTCGCCGAGGACGGCGACGTGTTCGCCTTCTACTTCCCGGCGGTGGACCCGAACGCGGGCAAGCCGGTGCTGGGTGGCGGCGAGTTCACCGTCGCCTTCGCCGACCGGCCGGAGGTCCAGGCCGTCCAGACGTACCTGGCCTCGGGCGAGCACGCCAACAGCCGGGGCAAGCTCGGCAACTGGGTGTCGGCGAACAACAAGCTGGACATCAACAACGTCAGCAACCCGATCGACAAGCTGTCGGTCGAGATCCTGCAGGACCAGGAGACCGTTTTCCGGTTCGACGGCTCGGACCTGATGCCGGGCGAGGTCGGCGCCGGCACGTTCTGGAAGGGCATGATCGACTGGATCAACGGTAAGGACACCGCGAGCACCCTCGATTTCATCGAGAACTCCTGGCCGAACTGA